Proteins encoded by one window of Vitis vinifera cultivar Pinot Noir 40024 chromosome 10, ASM3070453v1:
- the LOC132254407 gene encoding pentatricopeptide repeat-containing protein At4g16390, chloroplastic-like — MADHLCSSPSSLCHDHHYIHNSLSFSRKSRLRSFNSFSFKPNSLSLHSRTFLQITHVSLEDPIPQETQKADASNPPNSQDPDRKTKSYIWVNPRSPRASKLRQHSYDARYASLVKIAESLDSCEATEEDVSQVLRCLGDKILEQDAVIVLNNMTNPETALLAFGFFRKRLKPSREVILYNVTLKVFRKCRNLDRAEKLFDEMLERGVKPDNITFSTIISCARVSSLPNKAVEWFEKMPEFGCHPDDVTYSAMIDAYGRAGNVDMALKLYDRARTEKWRIDPVTFSTLIRIYGMSGNFDGCLNVYEEMKALGVKPNLVIYNTLLDAMGRAKRPWQAKNIYKEMTNNGL; from the coding sequence ATGGCTGACCATCTCTGCTCTTCGCCCTCCTCTCTCTGCCATGACCACCATTATATCCACaactctctttctttctcacgGAAATCGAGGCTGAGAAGCTTCAATAGCTTCTCTTTCAAACCCAATTCTCTCTCACTTCACTCAAGAACCTTTCTCCAAATCACCCATGTCTCTTTAGAGGACCCAATTCCACAAGAAACCCAGAAGGCAGATGCCTCAAATCCACCAAATTCTCAAGACCCAGATAGGAAAACCAAAAGTTACATCTGGGTCAACCCCAGAAGCCCCAGAGCTTCGAAGCTTCGTCAGCACTCGTATGATGCCAGGTATGCTTCTCTAGTGAAAATAGCCGAGTCTTTGGACTCGTGTGAGGCCACTGAGGAAGATGTTTCTCAGGTTTTGAGGTGTTTAGGTGATAAGATATTAGAGCAGGACGCTGTGATTGTCCTCAACAACATGACGAACCCGGAAACGGCACTTCTTGCTTTTGGTTTCTTTCGGAAGAGATTGAAACCGAGCAGAGAGGTGATTCTGTATAATGTGACCTTGAAGGTTTTTAGGAAGTGTAGGAACTTGGATAGAGCAGAGAAGCTGTTTGATGAAATGCTTGAGAGAGGAGTTAAGCCTGATAATATTACGTTTTCGACAATAATTAGCTGTGCTAGGGTTAGTTCTCTGCCCAATAAGGCTGTGGAGTGGTTTGAGAAGATGCCTGAATTCGGGTGTCATCCTGATGATGTTACCTACTCGGCCATGATCGATGCGTATGGACGAGCTGGCAATGTTGATATGGCATTGAAATTGTATGATCGTGCACGAACAGAAAAATGGAGGATTGATCCGGTGACATTCTCGACATTGATTAGAATTTATGGGATGTCAGGAAATTTTGATGGGTGCTTGAATGTGTATGAAGAGATGAAGGCTCTTGGAGTTAAGCCCAACTTGGTTATATATAATACTTTGTTGGATGCTATGGGAAGAGCCAAGAGACCTTGGCAGGCGAAGAATATTTACAAAGAGATGACCAACAATGGCCTCTAA
- the LOC132254408 gene encoding pentatricopeptide repeat-containing protein At4g16390, chloroplastic-like, whose amino-acid sequence MKEKGLELSVVLYNTLLAMCADVGYTEEAAAIFEDMKSSGNCMPDSWTFSSLITIYSCSGKVPEAEAMLNAMLEAGFEPNIFVLTSLIQCYGKANRTDEVVRTFDRLLELDITPDDRFCGCMLNVMTQSPKEELGKLIDCIDKANPKLGNVVKLLLEEQNGEGTFRKEASELFDSISADVKKAYCNCLIDLCVNLNLLEKACELFDLGLTLEIYIDIQSKSYI is encoded by the coding sequence ATGAAGGAGAAGGGGTTGGAGTTGAGTGTGGTTCTTTATAATACTCTCTTAGCTATGTGTGCTGATGTTGGCTACACTGAAGAAGCTGCTGCAATTTTTGAAGATATGAAGAGTTCTGGGAATTGCATGCCAGACAGTTGGACATTTTCATCATTGATTACCATATATTCCTGTAGTGGGAAGGTCCCAGAGGCAGAAGCCATGTTGAATGCAATGTTGGAAGCAGGTTTTGAGCCAAATATCTTTGTTTTGACATCACTTATTCAATGCTATGGGAAAGCCAATCGTACAGATGAGGTTGTTAGGACATTTGACCGGCTTTTGGAATTAGACATAACTCCAGATGATCGTTTCTGTGGTTGTATGTTGAATGTGATGACCCAAAGTCCTAAGGAAGAACTTGGAAAGCTCATTGACTGCATTGACAAGGCTAACCCAAAGCTTGGTAATGTGGTGAAACTTTTGCTGGAGGAGCAAAATGGGGAAGGGACTTTTAGAAAAGAAGCATCTGAACTCTTTGATTCCATTAGCGCTGATGTAAAGAAGGCTTACTGCAATTGCTTAATTGATCTGTGTGTCAACCTCAATCTGTTGGAGAAAGCTTGTGAGCTGTTTGACCTGGGGCTTACACTTGAGATATACATAGATATACAGTCTAaatcatatatatga
- the LOC104878150 gene encoding protein PYRICULARIA ORYZAE RESISTANCE 21, translating to MAEGTEMKLKVANPGCKCCNKKIKKLLCKFPEIRDQTFNEKDDTVIIKVVCCNPEKIRTKLMCKGCKIITCIEVIPPPPPPPPPPPTPTPPSPPPVHLVVIYPSGCRCDRRYGCRCEIVIEENPTCTIM from the exons ATGGCAGAG GGTACGGAAATGAAGCTGAAGGTTGCTAATCCAGGGTGTAAATGCTGcaacaagaaaatcaagaaactGCTCTGTAAATTTCCTG AAATACGAGACCAGACTTTCAATGAGAAGGATGACACCGTGATAATCAAAGTAGTATGCTGCAACCCTGAGAAGATCAGAACGAAGCTTATGTGCAAAGGTTGCAAAATCATCACGTGTATCGAGGTTATACCGCCACCGCCACCGCCACCGCCACCGCCACCGACACCGACACCGCCATCTCCACCGCCAGTGCATTTAGTAGTCATCTATCCAAGTGGGTGTCGCTGTGACAGACGCTATGGTTGCCGCTGTGAAATCGTTATTGAAGAAAATCCGACATGCACCATCATGTGA
- the LOC100852467 gene encoding sulfated surface glycoprotein 185 isoform X2, with protein MVLKVDLGCERCCKKIRKLICKIPEIKEYAFHEKDNAVMIKVVCCCPEKIKTKLICKGGKIIHSIEVRAPEKPKPPAEKPKPPADKPKPPADKPKPPADKPEPPADKPKPPADKPNPQADKPKVPVPTPVTGYPPFIYPPGVCCKSCYEGRGGGPCHHGYGIPRQPPSYDGYMRLVPSYDGWPSGCRCNRSYGCRCEFFTEENPACTIM; from the exons ATGGTGCTGAAGGTTGATCTAGGGTGTGAACGCTGTTGCAAGAAGATCAGGAAACTGATCTGTAAAATTCCTG AAATAAAAGAGTATGCTTTCCATGAGAAGGACAACGCAGTGATGATCAAAGTAGTATGCTGCTGCCCTGAGAAGATCAAAACGAAGCTTATCTGCAAAGGTGGCAAAATCATCCACAGTATTGAGGTTAGAGCACCCGAGAAACCTAAACCCCCAGCAGAAAAGCCAAAACCTCCAGCTGACAAACCAAAACCTCCAGCTGACAAGCCAAAACCTCCAGCTGACAAGCCAGAACCTCCAGCTGACAAACCAAAACCTCCAGCTGACAAACCAAATCCTCAAGCTGACAAGCCAAAGGTACCGGTGCCAACTCCAGTAACAGGGTATCCACCATTCATCTATCCACCTGGAGTGTGTTGTAAGTCATGCTATGAGGGACGCGGTGGTGGCCCCTGCCACCATGGATATGGGATTCCGCGCCAACCACCATCTTATGATGGATATATGAGGCTAGTGCCATCCTATGATGGCTGGCCTTCTGGGTGTCGCTGTAACAGAAGCTATGGTTGCCGCTGTGAATTCTTTACTGAAGAAAATCCCGCATGCACCATCATGTGA
- the LOC132254411 gene encoding uncharacterized protein LOC132254411 yields MIKILSSSAEKIGMQLKSKGGETIKSLEIRQPEKPKPPAERQNLQLPSQKKLIRSQNLQQRSKLPYQGAHQAIELEGVVSHAMKGIVVDHATMAVGFRVNHHPMMAGLLGVGVTEAAVAAVNS; encoded by the coding sequence ATGATCAAAATATTATCATCCAGCGCCGAGAAGATCGGAATGCAGCTTAAGAGCAAAGGTGGCGAAACCATCAAGAGTCTCGAGATTAGGCAACCCGAGAAACCTAAACCCCCAGCAGAAAGACAAAACCTCCAGCTGCCAAGCCAAAAGAAGCTGATCAGAAGCCAAAACCTCCAGCAGAGAAGCAAACTCCCGTACCAGGGTGCCCACCAGGCTATCGAATTGGAGGGTGTTGTAAGCCATGCCATGAAGGGCATTGTGGTGGACCATGCCACCATGGCTGTGGGATTCCGCGTCAACCACCATCCAATGATGGCTGGGCTTCTGGGTGTCGGTGTAACAGAAGCTGCGGTCGCCGCTGTGAATTCTTGA
- the LOC100852467 gene encoding protein PYRICULARIA ORYZAE RESISTANCE 21 isoform X1, with protein sequence MAECTIMVLKVDLGCERCCKKIRKLICKIPEIKEYAFHEKDNAVMIKVVCCCPEKIKTKLICKGGKIIHSIEVRAPEKPKPPAEKPKPPADKPKPPADKPKPPADKPEPPADKPKPPADKPNPQADKPKVPVPTPVTGYPPFIYPPGVCCKSCYEGRGGGPCHHGYGIPRQPPSYDGYMRLVPSYDGWPSGCRCNRSYGCRCEFFTEENPACTIM encoded by the exons ATGGCTGAG TGTACGATTATGGTGCTGAAGGTTGATCTAGGGTGTGAACGCTGTTGCAAGAAGATCAGGAAACTGATCTGTAAAATTCCTG AAATAAAAGAGTATGCTTTCCATGAGAAGGACAACGCAGTGATGATCAAAGTAGTATGCTGCTGCCCTGAGAAGATCAAAACGAAGCTTATCTGCAAAGGTGGCAAAATCATCCACAGTATTGAGGTTAGAGCACCCGAGAAACCTAAACCCCCAGCAGAAAAGCCAAAACCTCCAGCTGACAAACCAAAACCTCCAGCTGACAAGCCAAAACCTCCAGCTGACAAGCCAGAACCTCCAGCTGACAAACCAAAACCTCCAGCTGACAAACCAAATCCTCAAGCTGACAAGCCAAAGGTACCGGTGCCAACTCCAGTAACAGGGTATCCACCATTCATCTATCCACCTGGAGTGTGTTGTAAGTCATGCTATGAGGGACGCGGTGGTGGCCCCTGCCACCATGGATATGGGATTCCGCGCCAACCACCATCTTATGATGGATATATGAGGCTAGTGCCATCCTATGATGGCTGGCCTTCTGGGTGTCGCTGTAACAGAAGCTATGGTTGCCGCTGTGAATTCTTTACTGAAGAAAATCCCGCATGCACCATCATGTGA